From Penaeus monodon isolate SGIC_2016 chromosome 6, NSTDA_Pmon_1, whole genome shotgun sequence, the proteins below share one genomic window:
- the LOC119574136 gene encoding solute carrier family 22 member 6-like: MAGSDHLDEVLAEVGYGRWQVPIVVLSLAIHAMVPVHQLGSTLLSSPVDFRCLRPRASPARAAHDSEGSGYQTDLPAVDLPEFPSLCLDPANLSAALRPANATVSKVSLTRISTGIPSCPEVEYDTSVFTSTIITEWHLICERTSWRTLFPMMYPVGSLLGSAIGGYFSDRIGRKLTSRIGVLLALPTCLGITVVPWFSVMLAMKMLAGFAAIFVFYPCYSLAAETSPPRHRGSTLMLLSLAFFVVMTAFGALGYVVTSWRVLWLICNVPLLIAVPMTMLIDESPRWLIQKGFGAEAAAVLERAALKNGVQLSDGTNSYLEKLKLLSASSGAAATGDGCLCSWISNALSYLRSPAMRLVLVVTPLVWLFQRMVYVGIILSANNFTSNSPFEFVIISGGIGGITVLLTTPVMVKLGRKTIIVGAFLTSTVMLLCDLAVPEEHWWLKWILVLGAFCLSVGAFQVNYVFAAELMPTVIRTRGFTLCNLVGCIGEALVPIVTEVVSRYAWWASSVCFGIAGILASVLVTLLPETKGSSLPESIADVEERHNSIKNKDSDKDTKKEKGVV; encoded by the exons ATGGCGGGCAGTGACCATCTGGATGAGGTGCTGGCGGAGGTGGGCTACGGCAGGTGGCAGGTGCCCATCGTGGTGCTCAGCCTGGCAA TCCACGCCATGGTCCCGGTGCATCAGCTGGGGTCCACGCTGCTGAGCTCTCCTGTCGACTTCCGTTGCCTCCGCCCCCGCGCCtcgcccgcccgcgccgcccacgACAG CGAGGGGAGTGGGTACCAGACAGATCTGCCTGCCGTCGACCTGCCCGAGTTCCCAAGCCTCTGCCTCGACCCTGCCAACCTGTCAGCCGCCCTCCGCCCTGCCAACGCGACCGTCAGCAAAGTCAGCCTCACGCGGATCTCCACTGGCATACCGTCCTGCCCGGAGGTTGAATATGACACCTCCGTTTTCACCTCAACTATAATCACAGAG TGGCACCTCATTTGCGAGAGGACATCGTGGAGGACGCTGTTCCCGATGATGTATCCCGTCGGGTCTCTGCTCGGGAGCGCCATCGGGGGATACTTCAGCGACAG GATCGGCCGAAAGTTAACCTCCAGAATCGGCGTCCTGCTCGCCCTGCCCACGTGCCTCGGGATCACCGTGGTGCCCTGGTTCAGCGTCATGTTGGCCATGAAGATGCTGGCAGGATTTGCGGCGATTTTCGTGTTCTATCCGTGCTACAGCCTCG CCGCCGAGACGTCGCCGCCACGTCACAGAGGCTCCACCTTAATGCTCCTCTCCTTGGCCTTCTTCGTGGTCATGACGGCGTTCGGGGCCCTCGGCTACGTGGTGACGTCGTGGAGGGTCCTCTGGCTCATCTGCAACGTCCCTCTCTTGATCGCGGTGCCGATGACCAT GTTGATCGACGAGTCTCCCCGCTGGCTGATCCAGAAGGGCTTCGGGGCAGAGGCGGCCGCGGTGCTCGAAAGGGCGGCGCTGAAGAATGGCGTCCAGCTTTCAGACGGAACCAACTCGTATCTGGAGAAACTCAAACTG CTGAGCGCGAGTTCCGGAGCAGCGGCCACAGGGGATGGATGCCTGTGCTCGTGGATCTCGAATGCCTTGTCTTATCTCCGGTCGCCTGCCATGCGCCTCGTCCTTGTGGTTACGCCCTTGGTCTGGCTCTTCCAGAGGATGGTGTACGTAGGCATCATCCTCAGTGCCAACAACTTCACCAG tAACAGCCCCTTCGAGTTCGTGATCATCTCCGGCGGAATAGGTGGGATAACAGTCCTTCTGACGACGCCAGTCATGGTGAAGCTCGGCAGGAAGACCATTATTGTTGGGGCTTTCCTCACCAGCACCGTCATGCTGCTCTGCGACTTGGCTGTGCCCGAAG AACACTGGTGGCTCAAATGGATCCTCGTCCTGGGTGCCTTCTGCCTCTCCGTCGGGGCCTTCCAG GTAAACTACGTGTTCGCCGCTGAGCTGATGCCGACGGTGATTCGAACTCGCGGCTTCACGCTCTGTAATCTCGTGGGCTGTATCGGGGAGGCGCTCGTCCCTATTGTAACGGAAGTGGTG aGTCGCTACGCATGGTGGGCCTCCAGTGTGTGTTTCGGGATCGCGGGCATCTTGGCAAGTGTCCTGGTGACCTTGCTTCCCGAGACGAAGGGGAGTTCGCTGCCAGAGAGCATCGCGGACGTCGAGGAGAGACACAACAGCATTAAGAACAAAGACTcagacaaagacacaaagaaagaaaagggtgttgtataa